One segment of Radiobacillus kanasensis DNA contains the following:
- a CDS encoding 6-phospho-beta-glucosidase, giving the protein MTKPLFPENFLWGGATAANQIEGAYLEDGKGLTTVDLMPIGKNRFNVLLGNVDSLEPKSDEFYPSHEAIDFYHRYKEDIALFAEMGFKSFRMSIAWTRIFPNGDDETPNEKGLQFYDDVFDELLKYNIEPVVTTCHFDVPVAVIDKYNGWKNRKMVDLYERYTRTIFERYKNKVKYWMTFNEINMLLHLPFVGAGIILKEGENKKQILYQAAHHQLVASALAVKACHEIIPDAKIGCMLAAGSTYPYTSNPDDVWEAMDRDRESFFFIDVQSRGEYPGYAKRFFRDNNIHIEMEEDDEEILRNHTVDYIGFSYYASRCISTDPEILGDQTEGNVFASVKNPYLKTSEWGWTIDPKGLRITANQLYDRYQKPLFIVENGLGAVDVPEADGTVNDDYRMDYLRAHFEEMAEAIEDGVEILGYTSWGPIDLVSASTGEMKKRYGYIYVDKDNDGNGSLERSKKKSFDWYKKVIASNGTDLV; this is encoded by the coding sequence ATGACAAAACCGTTATTCCCAGAAAACTTCTTATGGGGTGGAGCTACGGCTGCTAACCAAATTGAAGGTGCGTATTTAGAGGACGGTAAAGGTCTAACGACGGTTGACCTTATGCCGATCGGTAAGAACAGATTTAATGTGTTGTTAGGGAACGTGGATTCCTTAGAACCAAAATCTGATGAATTTTATCCATCACATGAAGCAATTGATTTTTACCATCGTTATAAAGAAGATATCGCTTTGTTTGCGGAAATGGGCTTTAAGAGCTTCCGTATGTCTATAGCATGGACAAGAATTTTTCCAAATGGCGATGATGAAACACCAAACGAAAAAGGATTACAATTCTATGATGATGTGTTTGATGAACTTTTAAAATACAACATTGAACCAGTCGTGACAACGTGCCACTTTGATGTGCCTGTGGCTGTCATTGACAAATACAATGGCTGGAAAAATAGAAAGATGGTAGATCTTTACGAGCGCTATACGCGAACTATTTTCGAACGGTATAAAAACAAAGTTAAATATTGGATGACTTTTAATGAAATCAACATGCTTTTGCATCTGCCATTTGTAGGTGCTGGAATTATTCTTAAGGAAGGCGAGAATAAGAAACAAATCCTTTACCAAGCAGCTCATCATCAATTAGTAGCAAGCGCACTTGCGGTAAAAGCTTGTCATGAAATCATTCCTGATGCAAAGATTGGATGTATGCTGGCGGCGGGCTCTACCTACCCTTACACAAGCAACCCGGATGATGTATGGGAGGCGATGGATCGTGATCGTGAGTCCTTCTTCTTTATAGATGTTCAATCTCGCGGAGAATATCCTGGCTATGCGAAACGTTTCTTTAGAGATAACAATATTCATATTGAAATGGAAGAGGACGACGAAGAAATTCTTCGTAACCATACCGTAGACTATATTGGATTTAGTTATTATGCTAGTCGTTGTATCAGCACGGATCCGGAAATATTAGGAGATCAAACAGAAGGAAATGTCTTTGCTTCTGTAAAAAACCCCTATCTTAAAACATCAGAATGGGGTTGGACGATTGATCCGAAAGGTCTTCGCATTACTGCCAACCAACTTTATGATCGATATCAAAAACCTTTATTTATCGTGGAGAACGGGCTAGGTGCAGTTGATGTGCCAGAAGCGGATGGTACGGTGAACGATGATTATCGAATGGACTATCTAAGAGCACACTTTGAAGAGATGGCCGAAGCGATTGAAGATGGTGTAGAGATTCTAGGTTATACGAGCTGGGGACCGATTGATTTAGTTAGTGCAAGTACAGGAGAAATGAAAAAACGTTACGGATACATTTATGTCGATAAAGACAATGACGGAAAT